One Salvia miltiorrhiza cultivar Shanhuang (shh) chromosome 6, IMPLAD_Smil_shh, whole genome shotgun sequence genomic window, TCagtcaaattatttttttgttttaaggaAAAGGTAAAAACAGAGacgaagaaaaaaaacaaaattaaattaaaagcaGCGCGCCACCGCCGGAAAGCCGACGCGATGTCCCACAACGAGCCATCCACATTGCCTCCGAGCTCGCAATCCGACATCGACGAGATCGAAACCCTCATCCACTCGTACCCGACCGCCGTCCTCCCCGCCCGCCCCCCGTCGCCGCCGCGCGCCTCCATCCCGGTGTCCTCCGCCCCTCCGCCGCCCCCCGCATTCATGCCCTCCAATCTCAGCCAAGCCTCGGCCGCGCCCCCTCCCCACGCCCCCAACCCGCCCGCCCCGCCTCCGCGCGGCTACACCAGTAACGCCGCCGCAGACACTCTCACAGAGCCCGTGGTGGACACGATCAAGCGAGATCTGTGGCGGATCGTCAACAATTTGAAGCTGGTCGTCTTCCCCAACCCTAATCGAGAGGATCCGGGTAAGGCGTTGAGGGATTGGGATCTGTGGGGCcccttcttcttcatcatcttcctcgGCCTCATGCTCTCCTGGTCCTCGCCCGTGCAGAAGGTGAGATCTCGGATCCTGAATCCCTAGCCATGGAAGCGCGCTGATTGATTGATTGGTTTAATTTGCTTTTGCAGTCTCAAGTGTTTGCGGTGGCGTTCGCGGTGCTTGCTGCGGGAGCCGTGATTCTCACCTTGAACGTGTTGCTTCTGGTAATtgatcgaatcgaatcgaattgAAGAGCAGCGCAGTGATAAATTGATGGCTGATTAATCGGAATTGTTGGTTGAATAGGGCGGGCACATCATCTTCTTCCAGAGCCTGAGCCTTCTAGGTTACTGCATAGCGCCGCTTGACGTGGGGGCGTTGATGTGCATGATGAGGCCTCCGGTGATGGTGAAGATGGCGGCGGTGGGCGTGACGCTGGCGTGGAGCGCGTGGGCTGCCTATCCATTCATCAGCACAGCTGTGAATCCACAGAGGAAAGCTCTCGCCCTTTACCCCGTCTTGCTCATGTATGTCTCTCTCGGCTTCCTCATCATCGCCGTCGACTGACtataccttcttcttcttcttcttcttcttctttcgcTTAAAAAATACAGACATAAAAGAAAAGGGATAGTTGTCCAACACAAAACAAAATCTACACAATTTTATGATTTTCAAccatttcaattaaaatatcatttccaaTCCTTTTTAACAATTTTAACGTCACCTATTTTTTGAACAAGAAGATCTTGTATTTGTTGTGTAtaataattaaagaaaagaGTGTCATTCAATTTTCGTAAGGAAACATCGTTACAAAATAATTTCCTTGCAT contains:
- the LOC130987685 gene encoding protein YIP4a-like, whose protein sequence is MSHNEPSTLPPSSQSDIDEIETLIHSYPTAVLPARPPSPPRASIPVSSAPPPPPAFMPSNLSQASAAPPPHAPNPPAPPPRGYTSNAAADTLTEPVVDTIKRDLWRIVNNLKLVVFPNPNREDPGKALRDWDLWGPFFFIIFLGLMLSWSSPVQKSQVFAVAFAVLAAGAVILTLNVLLLGGHIIFFQSLSLLGYCIAPLDVGALMCMMRPPVMVKMAAVGVTLAWSAWAAYPFISTAVNPQRKALALYPVLLMYVSLGFLIIAVD